A region from the Thermoplasmatales archaeon genome encodes:
- a CDS encoding Radical SAM superfamily protein, whose product MTESSYEQEEHDKYRQAAIKAWSTIRKNKIENIKKENETFDDYIFDVDSRKISYGTYKINPPLIKKSRLTWVEKGGVGKELSDGWSLNYAVGCTHACRFCYVDSIHKRYGEKRTGPFVNRSWGNYMYLPANMDDAIAETRWEKWKGIEVMMSSTHDPYLPSLVGITKRILEAALPAGVKLCIQTRSPLVEKDLKYLSEFQDQVRVQVSVATMNRELSRIIEPRVASPESRLRILEHAKDHGLNTGIIIAPIMPSLKIRESPRSDLMEIAKRLSILRPDNIYGECLHVRGSNMSELEAALGEKIEIGDFDTGMEKQFHRILGTFGLKGRWWKEHKTYSK is encoded by the coding sequence ATGACAGAAAGTTCATATGAGCAAGAAGAACATGATAAATACCGTCAGGCTGCAATTAAAGCCTGGAGTACCATACGTAAGAATAAGATCGAGAATATCAAGAAGGAAAATGAAACGTTTGACGATTATATTTTCGATGTGGACTCAAGGAAAATATCTTATGGAACGTATAAAATCAATCCGCCACTCATAAAGAAATCCAGGCTCACCTGGGTAGAGAAAGGAGGCGTCGGTAAGGAATTATCTGATGGGTGGTCGCTTAACTATGCTGTTGGCTGCACACATGCCTGCAGGTTCTGTTACGTCGATTCCATACACAAACGTTACGGTGAAAAGAGAACAGGACCATTTGTCAACAGATCATGGGGAAATTACATGTACCTCCCGGCGAACATGGACGATGCCATTGCCGAAACCAGATGGGAAAAATGGAAGGGCATCGAGGTCATGATGAGTTCCACTCATGATCCATATTTACCGTCATTGGTGGGCATAACGAAGAGAATACTTGAAGCGGCTCTTCCTGCAGGGGTGAAATTGTGTATACAGACCAGATCTCCACTTGTGGAGAAAGACTTGAAATATCTATCAGAGTTCCAAGATCAGGTAAGGGTCCAGGTATCTGTTGCCACCATGAACAGAGAACTGAGCAGGATTATTGAACCTAGGGTTGCATCTCCAGAGTCACGGCTCAGGATCCTAGAACACGCCAAGGATCATGGACTTAACACTGGGATAATAATTGCACCCATAATGCCTTCCCTGAAAATACGGGAGTCACCGAGATCAGATCTTATGGAGATTGCTAAGAGATTGTCAATACTGAGGCCTGACAACATCTATGGGGAGTGTCTCCACGTGAGGGGATCCAATATGAGTGAACTCGAGGCAGCACTGGGGGAGAAGATAGAGATTGGAGACTTTGATACCGGTATGGAAAAACAGTTCCACAGGATCCTTGGAACATTTGGGTTAAAAGGAAGATGGTGGAAAGAACATAAGACCTATTCAAAATAA
- a CDS encoding ATP-dependent helicase HepA, translating into MSRIIDNGKDKLSESLNLELKDVSELAFASAYFNIKGFGLIKDTIRDKPLKFLLGRPQDESVTFEEEIVRELEEQEDNPEYYTLMNDTVTYFSDDKREIRKKNGPFFHGKAYIGVSPNLSNPKTGIGIVGSSNLTYAGLKTNSELNVENTDRELLKEITIWFNEKWQSAEEYKSTFIGFLKNYTITHTPYEVASKALFEYYNKDLQEAEKIKMMGLKRFQVVSVLEARKILSEYKGVVIADSTGLGKTRTMIALAHEARKERKKVLLIAPKSVLRTTWEKETDALDTKIEGINSEYISANPDEFVEKYENKGNNFIMVDEAHYFKSSSSNRYKALRDLILHNSAEVVLATATPVNNSLMDLYNLIALFAPEESIMDIAGVTLKGYFGSNQKLLLEGKSFEMSQVLERFVVRHSRKFAKMLEKDMKGFPERVIDMNPKNRYKSNMDYQTLDDKLERLYFAPYELSVEKLTELKLPSGQAISQFKEREKKEKLKELVKTIVRLNLFKRLESSQEAFRETMGAISSYMKRAMEFARTSGYFLPRSAADDPLFDFDEEIPPNIFESDKYRELQDKCLLTKEEKEYFLKACSEDLKSIKEILNSIPSTDAKLIGFQERVRELIPQIKEPNGVVFFTQYTATAKLLYNSLNGLYPLTYLTSGSICKDHKGRISDTTKIVEQFQEHGGLLISTDVLSEGQNLQNAQFVVNYDFPWNPVVLIQRVGRIDRMGSNYDYVYLINIMQENDNPEDPNSLQHFINLMRKLYSKISGIKNTVGIDAPILGEDAEPKDFGTMQKLIAEGKSTVLTELEKEIEQFTNDPKDQLMEIIDDLGEERIKAIPRGIGAYKKYEKNGLFCLFTDGENYYWRLKFEGESNVITDPGQIVGILLKDKEKDSSGEKIEYKVLVDKLRKLKEETTHSVESDRVRRSSSSTLPNLSKNGKEIYAKISEEDEELALKFRAVASKEALVKSLYEAMKDPNFIEKARKLILSQSEKSEPETRKELSLKRVCWCLLTS; encoded by the coding sequence GAAAGACAAGCTTTCGGAGTCACTCAATCTAGAACTCAAAGACGTCAGTGAACTGGCATTTGCATCTGCCTATTTCAACATCAAGGGTTTTGGACTCATAAAGGATACAATTAGGGATAAGCCCCTAAAATTCCTCCTGGGAAGGCCTCAGGACGAAAGCGTCACATTCGAGGAGGAAATTGTTCGGGAACTGGAGGAACAGGAGGATAACCCGGAATATTACACATTAATGAATGATACAGTCACATATTTTTCCGATGATAAACGGGAAATAAGAAAGAAGAATGGTCCATTCTTCCATGGGAAAGCATACATTGGAGTATCCCCCAATCTCAGCAACCCAAAGACTGGGATCGGCATAGTCGGATCGAGCAACTTAACCTATGCCGGCCTGAAGACAAACAGTGAGTTGAACGTTGAAAATACAGATAGGGAGCTCCTTAAAGAGATAACAATCTGGTTCAACGAGAAGTGGCAATCGGCAGAAGAATACAAGAGTACATTCATCGGTTTTCTCAAGAACTATACAATTACCCATACCCCATATGAAGTTGCTTCAAAGGCTTTATTCGAATATTATAACAAGGACCTTCAAGAGGCAGAAAAAATTAAAATGATGGGACTGAAGCGATTTCAGGTTGTATCAGTCCTCGAGGCAAGAAAGATACTTTCAGAGTACAAGGGCGTAGTTATAGCAGACTCCACAGGTTTGGGAAAAACCAGAACCATGATCGCACTGGCACATGAAGCAAGGAAAGAGAGAAAGAAAGTATTGCTCATTGCACCAAAAAGTGTACTCAGAACCACATGGGAAAAGGAGACAGATGCACTCGACACGAAAATTGAAGGCATCAATTCCGAATATATATCGGCAAATCCTGACGAATTTGTGGAGAAGTATGAGAACAAAGGAAACAACTTCATCATGGTTGACGAAGCTCATTACTTCAAGTCGTCTTCATCCAACAGGTATAAGGCTCTGAGGGACTTAATATTGCACAACTCAGCCGAAGTGGTTCTGGCAACAGCAACTCCAGTTAACAACAGCTTAATGGACCTGTACAACCTCATTGCCCTTTTTGCGCCAGAGGAGTCCATAATGGATATAGCTGGGGTAACCCTAAAAGGTTATTTTGGAAGCAATCAAAAATTGTTGCTTGAGGGGAAGTCTTTCGAAATGTCTCAGGTGCTTGAAAGATTTGTAGTTAGACATTCCAGAAAATTCGCCAAGATGCTTGAAAAGGACATGAAAGGATTTCCCGAAAGGGTGATCGACATGAACCCGAAAAACAGGTATAAGTCAAATATGGATTACCAGACCCTTGACGATAAATTGGAAAGACTGTATTTCGCCCCATATGAGCTATCGGTTGAAAAACTTACAGAACTTAAATTACCCAGCGGACAAGCCATCTCTCAATTCAAGGAAAGAGAAAAGAAGGAGAAACTCAAAGAACTCGTGAAAACAATTGTCCGGCTAAACTTATTTAAGAGGCTGGAGAGTTCCCAGGAAGCATTCAGAGAAACAATGGGGGCAATTTCCTCCTATATGAAAAGAGCCATGGAATTTGCCAGAACGAGTGGATACTTCCTCCCTCGAAGCGCAGCCGATGATCCGCTGTTTGATTTTGATGAGGAAATACCTCCAAACATATTCGAAAGTGATAAGTATAGAGAGCTTCAGGACAAATGTCTGCTTACGAAAGAAGAGAAGGAATACTTTCTGAAAGCATGCAGTGAGGATCTTAAAAGCATTAAGGAGATTTTGAACTCTATACCTTCAACAGATGCAAAGCTGATTGGATTCCAGGAAAGGGTCAGGGAGCTGATACCACAAATTAAAGAGCCCAACGGTGTAGTGTTTTTCACACAATACACGGCAACCGCAAAGTTGCTCTACAATTCATTGAATGGACTATATCCGCTGACATATCTTACATCAGGGAGCATATGCAAGGATCATAAGGGGCGAATTTCGGACACTACAAAAATAGTTGAGCAGTTCCAGGAACATGGAGGTCTACTCATAAGTACGGATGTGCTAAGCGAGGGACAGAACCTTCAAAATGCCCAATTCGTGGTTAATTATGACTTTCCATGGAATCCAGTTGTTTTGATACAGAGAGTCGGGAGAATTGACAGAATGGGGTCAAATTATGATTATGTATATCTTATAAATATCATGCAGGAGAATGATAACCCGGAAGATCCCAATTCCCTGCAGCATTTCATAAATCTTATGAGGAAGCTTTACAGCAAGATCTCAGGAATCAAAAATACCGTTGGAATTGATGCGCCAATTCTCGGGGAAGATGCAGAGCCTAAAGATTTTGGAACTATGCAAAAACTAATAGCTGAGGGAAAGAGCACAGTTCTAACAGAGCTTGAAAAGGAAATTGAGCAATTCACGAATGATCCAAAGGATCAACTGATGGAGATAATCGATGACCTTGGAGAGGAGAGGATAAAGGCAATTCCCAGGGGAATCGGGGCTTATAAAAAATACGAAAAGAATGGATTGTTCTGTCTCTTCACAGATGGAGAAAATTATTACTGGAGGCTTAAATTTGAAGGAGAGAGTAACGTTATAACCGATCCAGGCCAGATAGTCGGAATATTATTGAAGGACAAGGAAAAGGACTCATCGGGTGAAAAGATAGAGTACAAAGTCCTCGTCGATAAATTAAGAAAACTGAAGGAAGAAACAACTCATTCAGTAGAGAGCGACAGAGTGAGAAGATCATCCTCTTCGACTTTACCAAACCTATCAAAGAATGGCAAGGAAATTTACGCAAAGATAAGCGAGGAGGACGAGGAACTGGCATTGAAGTTTAGGGCAGTAGCTTCCAAGGAAGCTTTGGTAAAGTCTCTATATGAAGCAATGAAGGATCCAAATTTCATAGAAAAGGCAAGAAAACTTATCCTATCGCAATCCGAAAAATCAGAACCAGAAACTCGCAAGGAATTATCACTTAAGCGTGTTTGCTGGTGTCTGCTAACAAGTTGA